The following is a genomic window from Episyrphus balteatus chromosome 1, idEpiBalt1.1, whole genome shotgun sequence.
TAAGAGAACTCAAATATATTTCGATGGGACAAggtttttgaatattattgGCAAATTGGCGCAATTTTCTGTGATTCTCGATGACATATTCAAAAGATTGAGCGGCGAAGATTTATTGAATGTGTCACTTGTTTCAAGGAATTGGAATTCAATAGTCAAATCGAATAGAAATGCCAATGCCAGAATACAGAAGTATTTAAATGAATCTCGCAATTATAAAGAGAATCTTAAGGAATCTACGAAACCTGTCATTGTTCACAATAAGCGTCATCCATTTTCACAATTTAATAATGTATCTACCTCAAATAAAAACCAAGATTCATCATCACCTACCAGTAGCTTTTATGAGAACCAAAATGTTGTGCAACAGCTGTTTGCCAACGAAAGATTGGTAAAGTGTCCACGTTGCAGCAGAGGAAGTATAGTATCGAATTCAGCAGCTCGATTGCATTCGACTTCATTGATTTCGTTGCCATCAACCACATCCAGTGACTTAACATATTTAAATCTAAAAGCTGATAGTATTTGTGGTATAACTGCAGATGAGAATTCAATCAATAAGAAACAGCCTCAGGTGTCGTCGGAAGATATAGGTGTTTGCAGCAGTGTAGCGTGCAAATATATGTTTTGCCCGAAATGCTTATGTGATTATCATCCTGGAGAGAGATGCAAATTGTCAGAACCTGAATCTCCGTCGAAATTGCTTGTATGTCATAAGAAAATGAAGGTTGTAAATAAGCCCAGCTCAAAAATAAACTCTAAGCGCCAATCGTTGAGGAGATTATGTTTTTCGTAAaaaatacatacacaaaataaattgtttattattattatttttttatttttttctttataatcgTATCTTTGTAATATTGTCATTTtatggatttaatttttaataaatttttatataaaaaaaattgatgtggGTTCTTTTTTGTTGGTACCATAACATAATTGAAATCTTATGATTTATGGACTAAATTAATTGAATGCTTATCTATGTAGTTGGCATATACAGCGTtttgatcaaatgtgttttttatttttttttttcttctaaattgTCAGCTTCCTGtagaatttggttttttttatttatttatttgataaacAAATGCGTCGGTCTTCGGGTGTTAGTATGTATTAGAAAGTCAATTAAATTCAAGGtctttttagtttctttttatGAAGAAGGTAATCAAAGGCAAAAATTAggtagtaataaaaaaaaggcgGTTCGGTATGAAGTATGATACATGTGAAGCGAGGGGATAGTATGTGTACAACAGACAGACTGTGTTATTGTAGCTTTGCAAGTTTCGGAGTCTTTCAACTCGCAAGAAGaaaatgtacctacattttgTAATTACATATAATGATGTTTAAAATTAGCTTGTTATTAGACAATGTAAAAACTCAGGAAATATAGGagtgtttttttggcaatagggtttcccaaatatcaacactgaacaaaaatttatatgtagGAAAACGTATACTTCTAACCCTTCGTCGAAATTCTATCAGAAGAATAAGTAAAAtctattttataattattttgaataccTACAACTTCTTAGTTGCTTACGACATAAACGAGAACATACATTtaaattttcgcaaaaaaggGAAACGCCATATTTTCGGGATCcctattttttgagaaaaacgaaaaacgcaattttattggaattaAAGGAAACCAATCACTCAAAACTAACAAGAAATTGTTATGTtatatttaattcttttaagTGGTCATTATATTTAAGATTTGTTCGATAGTAGTATTTACTAGGGTACTAGGCATTGATAGAAGTAAGTTGAGTAGTTTTGTAGGTATAGTGTGGATGGATTTAAAATCTGAATACGGATTATatccaaaactttttaaaagaaagttaattggatagttaaaaaaatcatttctttagGGCAAGTCACATGCATATCTCAAACCATATATACATCTCAAAGtaaaatgtacatacatatattgaaGACCATGCAAATTAAAGTTGCACAAAAAGTTTGAAAGCCTAGTTTGTCAAAGttttagagaaaataaaataactcgATCCACgtatacttgctcttatggtaaaagtaactctaatgttatgATACAATATTAGGAAATTGTATACctatttgatattttaaaagaatttcttaattagtaaacaaaatataaaatttgtttctataattatgtatttaaacaccgttttaaatgatcttttacacaaaatcaagtatgccatttgatttcttgtataaaagagaatttaaaacaaaaattgaaaatcgtttgaaaaaaaaaaaaaataaaaaaattatattgtactagctgacccggcggacttcgttcccccttttccaagttttatttccaatttttgattttgtaatgtgttaaccttttcccattacacataggtacatacatatgtaaaactgtttaaaatattaaacaaagcaaatcatttgtttgactgctattacaaatttttatcggAATTTATTCAACCAATAAAGGTTATATAAttcacaaatatacaaaaactggCTCTGgtttcacttctttttttttttttgcaaaaagtgcctAAATCGATGAATCCCGCCTGCCATTATAGAAAAATATGACTCATTCTCCCTTTCTTTTGTGAAACTGTTAATAATTTGTGTTTTGCACCAGAGGCCTGGAATTCCAACACCAAGAAcgatctttttactttttttttgtttaaacaacctgttttcttatgacgttatcacgtaaaattatcgtccgtaaaccgactataCAAACaaccattgtttttgttttgttgactttcgttttaacttccaaaatttttatttgcggaATGTAGCTTCCACTTTCAACGCTCATTTTTAATCcactttaaaaatagtattctCTCTCTTACATATTTTGGTTTCATTGAAGTTTGTATTTGTTCGTTTCTAAACCGTTACCGTGTGAGTAATGTTGGAGCCAGTAACCGAAACAATAGCAATaggataaaatcttaaaaaaaaaacgattaaaaatgaaaagatttcgtCTTAATTCTATTCATACATACGtcgaaatatttctttaaaaaaaataaatcatttgatttttatgcggaaattgtattaatggtagttgaaacaacttaaacaaattttaagatgcagtcataaatttaattgagatatactgatggtaaacaattttctttgcgggactaacattttaaagagttaattcatgtttgtttttattaccctTGAATATGAGCGATtttgaaccccaaatattgaatttgcttataacttgacaacatacCAGGTCcaactaaataaaaatctatatcTACTGTCATTCGGACttcaaatatggaatttaactataacttgacaacagcgacaCCTACTGGGTCCAtaccacacacacaaaatttcacaaaaatctctccagtctggtcaaaatatgcaatttttctaaaactcgacaacagcgccacctaccgggtccaattataaaaaaaaaccctgtctcggacggaccttatgaaatttttctataactcgacatcagcgccacctaccgggtccaattatgaaacaaaacctgtctcggatggaccttatcacatccaccaaatttcagaaaaatctctccagggggccaattctggttctgtgaataAGTGAAACGAAAAGCTTTTCACTTGTTCACTCATTTTATTCtcgttctgtgaaaaaatgaaaacaaacatcaaaaatattcatataaatatatatttttttcactaaattatTTGTGATATCATAGGATGAAAATCGTTTTTCGTTTCAAATGAATCGAAAAAGTGAAAAGAGTGTTTGAAAgctaaaatgaaaaagttttttttttcgattcacgTTTTCACAGAACCAAATTGGCCCCCAGTCtggtcaaaatatgaaattttcctaactcgacaacagcgccatctaccgggtccaattataaaaaaacctgtctcggacggaccttatcacataaacaaaatttcacaaaaatctgttcagtcgttcgttcaaaatatgaaattatcctaaaactcgacaacagcgccacctaccgggtccaattttgaaacaaaacccgtctcggatggaccttatcacatacacaatatttcataaatatctGCCCAGtctttcgttcaaaatatgcaattttcctaaaactcgacaacagcgccacctaccgggtccaattataaaaaaaaacctgtctcggacggaccttatcacataaacaaaatttcacaaaaatctgttcagtcgttcgttcaaaatatgaaattatcctaaaactcgacaacagcgccacctaccgggtccaattttgaaacaaaacccGTCTCGGATAGACTTTATCACATACAcaacatttcataaaaatctgcccagtctttcgttcaaaatatgcaattttcctaaaattcgacaacagcgccacctaccgggtccaattataaaaaaaaa
Proteins encoded in this region:
- the LOC129906236 gene encoding uncharacterized protein LOC129906236, coding for MDIPDYKCTLRSEENKNDKLAHSYLPSVVDSGFDSIYNGSSLFMEKSFSRESFDIFSPNSSNRTPIKQSSSALKYHVSTPKNSASIKRHLYSTFNTSSLKRSKSNENNENEPKIANTSIHNRLDHFHDSACPLKALHNFDLSPHKNILSSTTNHLQSFINDSALSISKHSTRYDEDHFEQPLVPERPSKSLRYFAPSVKHSKRKLDIPPVEDKRTQIYFDGTRFLNIIGKLAQFSVILDDIFKRLSGEDLLNVSLVSRNWNSIVKSNRNANARIQKYLNESRNYKENLKESTKPVIVHNKRHPFSQFNNVSTSNKNQDSSSPTSSFYENQNVVQQLFANERLVKCPRCSRGSIVSNSAARLHSTSLISLPSTTSSDLTYLNLKADSICGITADENSINKKQPQVSSEDIGVCSSVACKYMFCPKCLCDYHPGERCKLSEPESPSKLLVCHKKMKVVNKPSSKINSKRQSLRRLCFS